A genomic region of Thermocrinis sp. contains the following coding sequences:
- the lptB gene encoding LPS export ABC transporter ATP-binding protein gives MLVADGIKKRYKYREVLKGVSLYVRRGEVVGLLGPNGAGKTTLFNCLVGFLPVDEGKIELEGKDITNMPAHKRAKEGLSFLPQEHTLFEDLSVMENLLIFLEFFEESKEGQLARAEELLTDFGLYELRNQKAGSLSGGQKRRLEVARCLIPKPKYILFDEPFAGIDPIMVADIRQLILNLKTQDIGILITDHNVRETIKAVDRVYIISEGTILAQGEPWQVIENRKVREVYLGKDFQL, from the coding sequence TTGCTTGTTGCTGACGGTATAAAGAAAAGATACAAATACAGGGAAGTTTTAAAGGGGGTTAGTCTATACGTAAGAAGGGGAGAGGTGGTTGGACTTTTGGGTCCCAACGGTGCGGGAAAAACCACACTTTTTAACTGTCTGGTGGGCTTTTTACCGGTAGATGAAGGAAAAATAGAGCTGGAAGGTAAAGATATAACAAACATGCCTGCCCACAAAAGGGCAAAGGAAGGCCTATCCTTTCTTCCACAGGAGCATACGCTCTTTGAAGATCTAAGTGTTATGGAAAACTTGCTCATCTTTTTAGAGTTCTTTGAAGAAAGCAAAGAAGGCCAGCTGGCAAGGGCAGAAGAGCTTTTAACAGACTTTGGACTTTACGAGTTAAGAAATCAAAAAGCGGGAAGCTTGTCCGGAGGCCAAAAGAGAAGGTTAGAAGTTGCCCGCTGTCTTATACCAAAACCCAAATACATACTCTTTGACGAGCCCTTTGCGGGCATAGACCCCATAATGGTAGCGGACATAAGGCAGCTAATTCTTAACCTAAAAACCCAGGACATAGGCATTCTCATAACAGACCACAACGTCAGAGAAACCATAAAGGCGGTGGATAGGGTGTATATTATTTCAGAAGGGACCATTTTAGCCCAAGGAGAACCTTGGCAGGTAATAGAAAATCGAAAGGTTAGAGAAGTTTATCTTGGTAAAGACTTCCAGCTGTGA